The following are from one region of the Syngnathus acus chromosome 10, fSynAcu1.2, whole genome shotgun sequence genome:
- the rap2c gene encoding ras-related protein Rap-2c encodes MKEYKVVVLGSGGVGKSALTVQFVTGTFIEKYDPTIEDFYRKEIEVDSSPSVLEILDTAGTEQFASMRDLYIKNGQGFILVYSLVNQQSFQDIRPMRDQIVRVKRFEKVPLILVGNKVDLESEREVAGSDGRALAQEWGCPFIETSAKSKTMVDELFAEIVRQMNYSTLPEKQEQCCTACVVQ; translated from the exons ATGAAGGAGTACAAAGTGGTCGTGCTGGGCAGCGGCGGCGTCGGCAAGTCGGCGCTGACCGTCCAGTTCGTCACCGGCACCTTCATCGAGAAATACGATCCCACCATCGAGGACTTTTACAGAAAGGAGATCGAGGTGGACTCGTCCCCGTCTGTACTGGAAATCTTGGACACTGCGGGCACCGAGCAGTTTGCCTCCATGCGGGACTTGTACATCAAGAACGGGCAGGGCTTCATCCTGGTCTACAGCCTGGTTAACCAGCAGTCTTTCCAG GACATCCGACCCATGCGAGACCAAATTGTGCGAGTGAAACGCTTCGAGAAGGTGCCGCTGATCCTGGTGGGCAACAAAGTGGACCTGGAGTCAGAGCGTGAGGTGGCGGGCTCTGACGGCCGCGCCCTGGCCCAGGAGTGGGGCTGCCCCTTCATCGAGACCTCGGCCAAGAGCAAGACCATGGTGGACGAGCTGTTTGCTGAGATTGTGCGCCAGATGAACTATTCTACGCTGCCCGAGAAACAGGAGCAATGCTGCACCGCCTGTGTGGTACAGTGA